A region of Cucumis melo cultivar AY chromosome 2, USDA_Cmelo_AY_1.0, whole genome shotgun sequence DNA encodes the following proteins:
- the BG2 gene encoding beta-glucosidase 12 isoform X1, which translates to MAEEAPDSSFIPSIIRRSTFPPGFVFGSASSAYQYEGAAFEYGRTPSIWDTFTHEHPERIDDGSNADVTVDQYHRYPEDVNLIKKIGFDAFRFSISWSRVLPTGKLCGGVNQEGIDYYNRLINDLISKGIQPYVTIFHWDVPQALEDEYLGFLSEQIIDDYRDFAELCFKEFGDRVKHWITFNEQNIFASYGYATGIFAPGRGSSSKHFDYLCGDSEHKPHIGLVPRRGFFWKLLDCELEGNPGIEPYIVGHNQILAHAATVKLYKSKYEYQNGQIGVTLNTDWYVPNSNHDEDVKAASRALDFSLGWFLHPLVYGDYPASMRELVKERLPKFTEDEVTLVKGSYDFLGINYYTANYAKNNPNVDPNKPSQVTDAHADVSTDRDGVSIGPKVRKDSWLAVYPEGLKDLMIHIKHHYKDPTIYITENGYLDYDDLDVEKLLRDEGRVKYYQQHLIKLHESMKAGVKVKGYFAWTLLDDFEWSRGYTLRFGINYIDFKNGTLDRIPKLSSKWFSHFLRS; encoded by the exons ATGGCTGAAGAGGCTCCAGACTCCTCTTTCATTCCCAGTATAATTAGGAGAAGCACCTTTCCTCCAGGCTTTGTTTTTGGTTCTGCATCATCTGCTTATCAA TATGAGGGTGCTGCTTTTGAATATGGGAGAACACCAAGTATTTGGGATACATTTACTCATGAACACCCtg AGAGAATTGATGATGGCAGTAATGCAGATGTAACTGTTGATCAATACCATCGATACCCG GAAGATGTTAACCTTATCAAGAAAATAGGTTTTGATGCATTTCGATTCTCAATTTCATGGTCCAGAGTCTTGCCAA CGGGAAAGCTTTGTGGTGGTGTGAATCAAGAAGGAATTGACTATTACAATAGACTCATCAATGATCTCATTTCAAAAG GCATCCAACCATATGTAACAATTTTCCATTGGGATGTTCCTCAAGCTTTAGAAGATGAATATCTAGGCTTCTTGTCCGAACAAATTAT AGATGATTATCGAGACTTTGCTGAGCTTTGCTTCAAAGAGTTTGGAGATAGAGTGAAACACTGGATCACTTTTAACGAGCAAAATATCTTTGCATCATATGGCTATGCAACTGGGATATTTGCACCCGGCAGAGGCTCTTCTTCGAAACATTTTGATTATCTGTGTGGAGATTCTGAGCATAAACCACATATTGGTCTTGTACCACGTAGAGGCTTCTTTTGGAAATTGTTAGACTGTGAACTCGAGGGAAATCCTGGAATTGAACCGTATATTGTTGGTCACAACCAAATTCTCGCACATGCTGCTACGGTCAAACTTTACAAGTCTAAATAT GAATATCAAAATGGTCAAATTGGAGTGACATTGAATACGGATTGGTATGTCCCAAATTCAAATCATGACGAAGATGTTAAAGCTGCATCTCGGGCTCTTGATTTTTCTCTTGGGTG GTTTTTGCATCCTTTGGTGTATGGAGATTATCCAGCCAGCATGAGAGAACTTGTGAAGGAGAGATTGCCCAAATTCACAGAAGATGAAGTTACATTGGTGAAAGGGTCATATGATTTTCTTGGAATAAATTACTATACAGCTAATTATGCAAAAAATAATCCCAATGTTGATCCTAACAAACCAAGCCAAGTCACTGATGCACATGCTGATGTTTCAA CTGATCGAGATGGAGTTTCTATTGGTCCAAAG GTTCGTAAAGATTCTTGGCTTGCAGTTTATCCAGAAGGACTGAAAGATCTTATGATACATATAAAGCATCATTATAAAGATCCAACCATCTACATAACAGAAAATG GATATCTTGACTATGATGATCTCGACGTTGAGAAATTACTTAGAGACGAGGGTAGAGTTAAATACTACCAACAACATCTCATCAAACTTCATGAATCAATGAA GGCTGGAGTAAAGGTAAAGGGATATTTTGCATGGACATTACTGGATGATTTTGAATGGTCAAGAGGATATACTCTGCGGTTTGGAATAAACTACATTGATTTCAAAAACGGAACTTTGGATCGAATCCCAAAACTCTCGTCAAAGTGGTTCTCCCATTTCCTACGCAGTTGA
- the BG2 gene encoding beta-glucosidase 12 isoform X2, with product MYVVCVYIYTLYFNSMRVLLLNMGEHQVFGIHLLMNTLEDVNLIKKIGFDAFRFSISWSRVLPTGKLCGGVNQEGIDYYNRLINDLISKGIQPYVTIFHWDVPQALEDEYLGFLSEQIIDDYRDFAELCFKEFGDRVKHWITFNEQNIFASYGYATGIFAPGRGSSSKHFDYLCGDSEHKPHIGLVPRRGFFWKLLDCELEGNPGIEPYIVGHNQILAHAATVKLYKSKYEYQNGQIGVTLNTDWYVPNSNHDEDVKAASRALDFSLGWFLHPLVYGDYPASMRELVKERLPKFTEDEVTLVKGSYDFLGINYYTANYAKNNPNVDPNKPSQVTDAHADVSTDRDGVSIGPKVRKDSWLAVYPEGLKDLMIHIKHHYKDPTIYITENGYLDYDDLDVEKLLRDEGRVKYYQQHLIKLHESMKAGVKVKGYFAWTLLDDFEWSRGYTLRFGINYIDFKNGTLDRIPKLSSKWFSHFLRS from the exons atgtacgtCGTATgtgtatacatatatacattGTATTTTAACAGTATGAGGGTGCTGCTTTTGAATATGGGAGAACACCAAGTATTTGGGATACATTTACTCATGAACACCCtg GAAGATGTTAACCTTATCAAGAAAATAGGTTTTGATGCATTTCGATTCTCAATTTCATGGTCCAGAGTCTTGCCAA CGGGAAAGCTTTGTGGTGGTGTGAATCAAGAAGGAATTGACTATTACAATAGACTCATCAATGATCTCATTTCAAAAG GCATCCAACCATATGTAACAATTTTCCATTGGGATGTTCCTCAAGCTTTAGAAGATGAATATCTAGGCTTCTTGTCCGAACAAATTAT AGATGATTATCGAGACTTTGCTGAGCTTTGCTTCAAAGAGTTTGGAGATAGAGTGAAACACTGGATCACTTTTAACGAGCAAAATATCTTTGCATCATATGGCTATGCAACTGGGATATTTGCACCCGGCAGAGGCTCTTCTTCGAAACATTTTGATTATCTGTGTGGAGATTCTGAGCATAAACCACATATTGGTCTTGTACCACGTAGAGGCTTCTTTTGGAAATTGTTAGACTGTGAACTCGAGGGAAATCCTGGAATTGAACCGTATATTGTTGGTCACAACCAAATTCTCGCACATGCTGCTACGGTCAAACTTTACAAGTCTAAATAT GAATATCAAAATGGTCAAATTGGAGTGACATTGAATACGGATTGGTATGTCCCAAATTCAAATCATGACGAAGATGTTAAAGCTGCATCTCGGGCTCTTGATTTTTCTCTTGGGTG GTTTTTGCATCCTTTGGTGTATGGAGATTATCCAGCCAGCATGAGAGAACTTGTGAAGGAGAGATTGCCCAAATTCACAGAAGATGAAGTTACATTGGTGAAAGGGTCATATGATTTTCTTGGAATAAATTACTATACAGCTAATTATGCAAAAAATAATCCCAATGTTGATCCTAACAAACCAAGCCAAGTCACTGATGCACATGCTGATGTTTCAA CTGATCGAGATGGAGTTTCTATTGGTCCAAAG GTTCGTAAAGATTCTTGGCTTGCAGTTTATCCAGAAGGACTGAAAGATCTTATGATACATATAAAGCATCATTATAAAGATCCAACCATCTACATAACAGAAAATG GATATCTTGACTATGATGATCTCGACGTTGAGAAATTACTTAGAGACGAGGGTAGAGTTAAATACTACCAACAACATCTCATCAAACTTCATGAATCAATGAA GGCTGGAGTAAAGGTAAAGGGATATTTTGCATGGACATTACTGGATGATTTTGAATGGTCAAGAGGATATACTCTGCGGTTTGGAATAAACTACATTGATTTCAAAAACGGAACTTTGGATCGAATCCCAAAACTCTCGTCAAAGTGGTTCTCCCATTTCCTACGCAGTTGA